A stretch of Shewanella dokdonensis DNA encodes these proteins:
- a CDS encoding hydrogenase 4 subunit F codes for MATLDLFITLLAIPLLTSLLAFACRLSGNGAQKLVTTVHVIGSSLLLVTALVAVWTVYRQGELLAAHNWLHLDGLSALFLAILGIVGFITGIYSVGYMNHEVGDGEVSVGSLCSYYGFFHLFLFTMLLVITSNNLIVMWAAIEATTLSSAFLVGLYGQQSSLEAAWKYIIICTVGVAFGLYGTVLVYSNAANVMANPGDAIFWTEVLQHAGELDSTLMHLAFIFILIGFGTKTGLFPMHAWLPDAHSEAPSPTSALLSAVLLNCALLVIVRYYILISAAIGNEFPQRLLLVFGFLSVAVAAFLILVQRDMKRLLAYSSVENMGLIAVALGIGGPLGILAAMLHTLNHSLAKTLLFCGSGNVLLKYGTRDMNAVKGLLRVAPLSGALLAGGALALGGMPPFNVFLSEFMTVTAGIHAGHLWLVLLLLALLTVVLAGLVRMVVMSVLGKQPDNVSKGELGWLTTAPLALLLALMLLMGTHIPQPVTQLLQQATTIVLNGDKAGEAELRALSVPGMSNTPAVDTTASQSTPSQQEMYRD; via the coding sequence ATGGCTACATTGGATCTTTTTATCACCCTGCTGGCGATACCATTGCTGACCTCTTTACTGGCGTTTGCCTGTCGGTTGTCAGGCAATGGCGCGCAAAAGCTGGTTACCACGGTACATGTTATCGGCAGCAGTTTGCTGTTGGTGACTGCACTGGTGGCCGTGTGGACGGTATATCGTCAAGGCGAATTGCTTGCCGCCCACAACTGGCTGCATCTTGATGGCCTGAGTGCGCTGTTCCTGGCGATTCTTGGCATCGTCGGTTTTATCACTGGCATCTACTCTGTCGGTTATATGAACCACGAAGTCGGCGATGGTGAAGTCAGTGTCGGCTCACTTTGCAGTTACTACGGCTTTTTCCATCTGTTCCTGTTCACCATGCTGTTAGTGATCACCAGCAACAACCTGATTGTGATGTGGGCGGCGATTGAAGCCACCACGCTCAGTTCAGCATTTCTGGTGGGGCTTTATGGACAGCAGTCATCACTGGAAGCCGCCTGGAAATACATCATTATCTGCACCGTCGGGGTGGCTTTTGGCCTTTACGGTACAGTGTTGGTGTACTCCAATGCCGCTAATGTGATGGCCAATCCTGGCGATGCGATCTTCTGGACTGAAGTGCTGCAACATGCGGGTGAACTGGATAGCACGCTGATGCATTTAGCGTTTATCTTCATCCTGATTGGGTTTGGAACCAAAACCGGGTTGTTCCCGATGCACGCTTGGCTACCGGATGCGCACAGTGAGGCGCCGAGCCCTACCAGCGCGCTGTTATCTGCCGTATTGCTCAACTGTGCACTGCTGGTGATTGTGCGTTATTACATCCTGATCAGCGCCGCCATTGGCAATGAGTTCCCACAACGGTTGTTACTGGTGTTTGGCTTCTTATCGGTTGCGGTCGCTGCTTTCCTTATCCTAGTGCAGCGCGACATGAAACGTCTGCTGGCCTATTCCAGCGTGGAAAACATGGGACTGATTGCGGTGGCGTTAGGGATTGGCGGCCCGCTGGGTATTCTGGCGGCCATGCTGCACACCTTAAACCACAGCTTGGCCAAAACCCTGCTGTTTTGTGGTTCAGGTAACGTGTTGCTGAAATATGGCACCCGCGACATGAATGCCGTGAAAGGGTTGCTGCGCGTAGCGCCACTCTCTGGCGCGTTACTGGCTGGCGGCGCATTGGCACTCGGTGGCATGCCACCATTCAATGTGTTCCTCAGTGAGTTTATGACAGTGACTGCCGGTATCCATGCCGGGCACCTGTGGCTGGTATTGCTGCTGCTGGCATTGCTGACAGTGGTGTTGGCCGGGTTAGTGCGCATGGTGGTGATGTCAGTGCTGGGCAAACAGCCTGACAATGTCAGCAAAGGTGAACTCGGCTGGCTGACCACTGCGCCATTGGCGTTGCTGTTAGCGCTCATGTTGCTGATGGGCACACATATTCCACAGCCAGTGACACAGTTGCTACAACAGGCCACCACTATTGTGCTGAACGGTGATAAAGCCGGCGAAGCCGAGCTACGGGCGTTGTCTGTGCCGGGTATGTCAAATACCCCGGCGGTCGACACCACAGCTTCTCAATCAACCCCTTCCCAGCAGGAGATGTACCGTGACTAA
- a CDS encoding respiratory chain complex I subunit 1 family protein, producing MMMQNSLVLALIAGLLQAVLLMAVSPLLSGLSRVIRARMHCRKGPGVLQEYRDIMKLLTRQEVAPSNCGGVFRVMPFVLLGTMLLVAMTLPLVTQASPMAAGGDVITLLYLFAIFRFFFSLAGLDSGSTFAGIGASRELTLGILVEPILMLGLLVVALIVGSTNIDNISSTLASQQWAAPTATAMALLACGFAVFIEMGKIPFDVAEAEQELQEGPLSEYSGAGLALVKWGLSLKQVVVAGLFLAIFVPFGKADTLTFASILLGTLAFVVKLVLVFVIAAVIENTLARGRFLLTGRVTWMGFGVAALAFMFYLTGL from the coding sequence ATGATGATGCAAAATTCCTTGGTACTGGCACTGATTGCAGGTCTGCTGCAAGCGGTGCTGTTAATGGCCGTGTCGCCACTGTTGTCTGGTCTGTCGCGGGTGATCCGCGCCAGGATGCACTGCCGTAAAGGCCCCGGTGTATTGCAGGAATACCGCGACATTATGAAATTGCTGACCCGTCAGGAAGTTGCACCAAGCAACTGTGGCGGAGTGTTCCGGGTAATGCCGTTTGTGCTGCTTGGCACCATGTTGCTGGTGGCGATGACCTTGCCGCTGGTAACGCAGGCATCACCGATGGCGGCGGGTGGTGATGTGATCACCTTATTGTATCTGTTCGCCATTTTCCGCTTTTTCTTTTCACTGGCGGGGCTCGACTCTGGCAGCACCTTTGCCGGTATTGGTGCCAGCCGTGAGTTGACACTGGGGATCTTGGTGGAACCCATTCTGATGCTGGGGCTGTTGGTGGTGGCGCTGATAGTGGGTTCTACCAATATCGACAACATCAGCAGCACATTGGCATCACAGCAATGGGCGGCACCCACTGCGACTGCCATGGCGCTGCTGGCCTGTGGCTTCGCGGTATTTATCGAAATGGGCAAAATCCCGTTCGATGTGGCCGAAGCTGAGCAGGAACTGCAAGAAGGCCCGCTATCTGAATACTCTGGTGCCGGTCTGGCGCTGGTGAAATGGGGCCTCAGCCTCAAACAGGTGGTGGTTGCTGGATTGTTCCTCGCTATCTTTGTGCCGTTTGGCAAAGCCGACACCCTCACCTTTGCCAGCATTCTGCTGGGAACCTTGGCCTTTGTGGTCAAACTGGTGCTGGTGTTTGTGATTGCGGCGGTGATTGAAAACACGCTTGCCCGTGGTCGTTTCCTGTTGACCGGACGGGTGACCTGGATGGGCTTCGGCGTTGCGGCGCTGGCGTTCATGTTCTATCTGACCGGGCTATAA
- the hyfE gene encoding hydrogenase 4 membrane subunit, which yields MTGTLLVNNLAGLMIVTSMLVIAVKKPTLSAGFYALQSLVLVGIFITLANMFGAHELYLWSISSFITKVVLVPLIMYRAFCKLADPKADGGVVSTAALFMIAAVIVLVSYFAVQPVQLPMLTELKPVLAVSLGHFLIGLLCIVSQRNILKQVFGYCLMENGSHLTLALLAHSAPELVEIGIATDAIFAVIIMALMARRIYRTMNTLDVQKLISLKG from the coding sequence ATGACTGGAACTTTGCTTGTCAATAACCTCGCCGGACTGATGATTGTCACCTCCATGCTGGTGATTGCCGTGAAAAAGCCGACGCTATCTGCCGGGTTCTACGCGCTGCAATCGCTGGTGTTGGTGGGCATTTTCATCACCTTGGCGAATATGTTCGGTGCCCATGAGCTGTATCTATGGTCCATCAGCTCCTTTATTACCAAAGTTGTGTTGGTGCCGCTCATCATGTATCGCGCTTTCTGTAAACTCGCCGATCCTAAAGCCGATGGCGGTGTCGTCAGTACGGCGGCTCTGTTCATGATTGCTGCGGTGATTGTGCTGGTGAGCTACTTTGCGGTGCAACCAGTGCAATTGCCAATGCTGACTGAATTGAAACCTGTGTTGGCGGTATCGTTGGGACACTTCCTCATTGGGCTGCTGTGCATTGTCAGTCAGCGCAACATTCTCAAGCAGGTGTTTGGTTACTGTCTGATGGAGAACGGTTCGCACCTGACGCTGGCATTGCTGGCACATAGTGCTCCGGAGCTGGTGGAAATCGGTATTGCCACTGACGCCATTTTCGCGGTGATCATCATGGCGCTAATGGCGCGGCGGATTTACCGCACCATGAACACGCTGGATGTTCAGAAACTGATCTCATTGAAAGGGTGA
- a CDS encoding 4Fe-4S dicluster domain-containing protein → MNRFVIADPQLCIGCNTCMAACSEAHRLQGLQTEPRLVVVRSAEESAPQMCHQCEDAPCATVCPVNAIRREDKAIVLNESLCIGCKLCAIACPFGAITLSGSKPLDIPLDVCTPLAAPAPRPPRAVSPLLDWRPGIRAVAVKCDLCSFRPEGPACIDTCPTSAIVLVSDEALAKASARKRQLASLPNAGNWQPQSATGAAATEGGKNYDDAIKLVGTLVGALYGWRPVVIIALPS, encoded by the coding sequence ATGAACCGTTTTGTCATTGCCGATCCGCAACTGTGCATCGGCTGCAATACCTGCATGGCGGCGTGTTCAGAGGCACACCGGCTACAAGGGTTACAGACCGAGCCAAGACTAGTGGTGGTGCGCAGTGCCGAAGAGTCGGCGCCGCAGATGTGCCATCAGTGTGAGGACGCCCCCTGTGCCACAGTGTGCCCCGTCAACGCCATCCGCCGTGAGGATAAAGCCATTGTACTCAACGAAAGCCTGTGTATTGGCTGTAAGCTGTGTGCTATCGCCTGTCCGTTCGGTGCCATTACCCTCAGTGGTTCCAAACCACTGGATATTCCATTGGATGTCTGTACGCCACTGGCGGCACCGGCTCCTCGTCCTCCTCGCGCTGTCAGCCCTCTGTTGGACTGGCGCCCCGGGATCCGAGCGGTCGCCGTGAAGTGTGACTTGTGTAGCTTCCGGCCAGAAGGCCCCGCCTGTATCGATACCTGCCCGACGAGCGCCATTGTGCTGGTGAGTGACGAAGCGCTTGCTAAAGCTTCTGCACGCAAACGGCAGTTGGCGTCGCTGCCCAATGCTGGCAACTGGCAGCCACAGTCTGCTACTGGTGCGGCTGCAACTGAGGGGGGCAAAAATTATGATGACGCCATTAAGCTGGTTGGGACTCTCGTTGGCGCTCTATATGGTTGGCGCCCTGTTGTCATTATTGCTTTGCCGTCATGA
- a CDS encoding proton-conducting transporter membrane subunit yields the protein MMTPLSWLGLSLALYMVGALLSLLLCRHEALAIRASGWLSLVGGVCGVIAALPVLLDGAVITADYAGPFAAFAHLTLRLDMLAAFMVLVISVLVVVTSLYSFAYLQEYRGKGAWAMGFFMNLFIASMVALVAVDNAFYFIVLFEAMSLSSYFLVISEQDDEAVSAGLLYFFIAHAGSVLIMLGFFLLYRHAGSLDFAAFRDAHLPVGEASAVFLLAFFGFGAKAGMLPLHGWLPRAHPAAPSHASALMSGVMVKIGIFGIIKVGIDLLGATEVWWGIVVLAFGAVSSVLGVLYALAEHDIKRLLAYHTVENIGIILMGVGAGMIGIATHHPLLALLGLLGACTT from the coding sequence ATGATGACGCCATTAAGCTGGTTGGGACTCTCGTTGGCGCTCTATATGGTTGGCGCCCTGTTGTCATTATTGCTTTGCCGTCATGAGGCGTTGGCGATTCGTGCTAGCGGTTGGCTATCACTTGTTGGCGGGGTGTGTGGTGTCATTGCCGCGCTGCCGGTGTTGCTGGATGGCGCGGTTATCACGGCAGATTACGCCGGGCCATTTGCGGCGTTTGCCCATCTGACGCTGCGACTGGATATGCTGGCAGCGTTTATGGTGCTGGTCATTTCTGTGCTAGTGGTGGTGACTTCGCTGTATTCATTTGCTTATCTGCAGGAATATCGCGGAAAAGGCGCCTGGGCGATGGGGTTCTTCATGAACCTGTTTATCGCTTCCATGGTGGCGCTGGTGGCGGTGGATAACGCCTTCTACTTTATTGTGCTGTTTGAAGCGATGTCGCTCAGTTCCTACTTCTTGGTGATCTCCGAGCAGGATGATGAAGCGGTGAGTGCCGGGCTGCTGTACTTCTTTATCGCGCATGCGGGTTCCGTGCTGATCATGCTAGGTTTCTTCCTGCTGTATCGCCATGCCGGTAGTTTGGATTTCGCTGCTTTCCGTGACGCGCATCTGCCAGTGGGTGAAGCCTCTGCGGTGTTTTTGCTGGCGTTCTTTGGCTTTGGTGCCAAGGCCGGGATGCTACCGCTGCACGGTTGGTTGCCTCGCGCTCACCCGGCAGCACCTTCGCATGCATCTGCGTTGATGTCTGGGGTGATGGTGAAGATAGGTATCTTCGGCATTATCAAGGTGGGCATTGACTTACTGGGCGCGACCGAAGTGTGGTGGGGCATAGTGGTACTGGCTTTTGGGGCGGTATCTTCAGTGCTCGGTGTGTTGTATGCGTTGGCCGAACACGATATCAAACGCTTGCTGGCTTATCACACCGTTGAAAACATCGGCATTATCTTGATGGGGGTGGGAGCTGGGATGATAGGTATTGCCACCCATCACCCACTGCTGGCGCTACTGGGGTTACTGGGGGCTTGTACCACCTGA
- a CDS encoding proton-conducting transporter membrane subunit, with protein sequence MWLPDAMEAPTPVSAYLHAASMVKVGVYIFARAIMSAGTVPHEIGVVGAVMATITMVYGFLMYLPQKDMKRLLAYSTIAQLSYIFLALSMSIFNSKMAFDAGIAYIFNHAYAKSLFFLVAGAISYACGTRMLPRLKGLLRCMPLLGIGFCVAAMAIAGVPPFNGFFSKFPLFAAGFELSQAHWWLLPLLIIALIESVASFAWLLLWFGRTVPGEPSAEVANASAVPMSMKIVLVVLIVMSLISSVIAATWLA encoded by the coding sequence ATGTGGCTGCCTGATGCGATGGAAGCGCCAACGCCGGTCAGTGCTTATTTGCACGCCGCCTCTATGGTGAAAGTGGGCGTTTACATCTTTGCTCGCGCCATTATGTCGGCAGGCACTGTGCCCCATGAAATCGGGGTGGTTGGGGCGGTCATGGCGACCATCACCATGGTGTATGGCTTCCTGATGTATCTGCCGCAGAAAGACATGAAACGTCTGCTGGCTTACTCCACTATCGCCCAGTTGTCTTACATCTTCTTGGCACTGTCAATGTCCATCTTCAATTCGAAAATGGCGTTTGATGCCGGTATTGCTTACATCTTCAACCACGCTTACGCCAAGAGTCTGTTCTTCTTGGTGGCCGGGGCCATCAGCTATGCCTGTGGTACCCGTATGTTGCCACGGCTGAAAGGCTTGTTGCGCTGTATGCCGCTGTTGGGTATTGGCTTCTGCGTGGCGGCAATGGCGATTGCCGGGGTACCACCGTTTAACGGCTTCTTCAGTAAATTCCCGCTGTTTGCGGCGGGATTTGAGTTGAGTCAGGCGCACTGGTGGTTATTGCCATTACTGATCATTGCGCTGATTGAATCAGTTGCCAGCTTTGCCTGGTTGCTGCTGTGGTTCGGCCGTACCGTGCCGGGTGAGCCTTCCGCCGAGGTGGCTAACGCTTCAGCGGTGCCAATGTCGATGAAGATAGTGCTGGTGGTGTTGATTGTGATGTCGCTGATCTCCAGCGTTATTGCGGCAACCTGGCTGGCGTAG
- a CDS encoding proton-conducting transporter membrane subunit has product MYHLINHALFKGLLFLGAGAVIYRTQTKDMEQMGGLAKLMPRTAVAFLIGCMAISALPPLNGFVSEWFTYQSLFTMSHDGSVGLKLAGPAAIVMLAITGALAAMCFVKVYGICFCGAPRSEKAANAREVPFSMTCAMWLLAILCVLLGLGASVIAPVITNIAAQLSHTTAVAMASGASVFPGDAAQTSLNTPLLFILLLALPLLPLVIYSIKGGSDRLHFTRRGTPWACGYGYEAPMALSAGSFAQPLRVLFAPLYRLRKTLDPAPMLQRSLDATTDAAAKVEPVWDEHLVMPVVNGVQRLSRLVQWIQYGDFRAYCLYVVAALVVLLIVTMA; this is encoded by the coding sequence TTGTACCACCTGATCAACCATGCACTGTTCAAAGGTTTGTTATTCCTAGGCGCGGGCGCGGTTATCTATCGCACGCAGACTAAGGATATGGAGCAGATGGGAGGACTTGCCAAGCTGATGCCGCGTACTGCAGTGGCGTTCCTCATCGGCTGTATGGCAATTTCCGCACTGCCGCCACTGAATGGTTTTGTCAGTGAGTGGTTCACTTATCAGTCCCTGTTCACCATGAGCCACGACGGCAGTGTGGGCCTAAAACTGGCCGGTCCCGCCGCCATCGTCATGTTGGCGATTACCGGGGCGCTGGCTGCCATGTGCTTTGTCAAAGTGTATGGCATCTGCTTCTGTGGGGCGCCGCGTAGTGAAAAAGCCGCCAATGCCCGTGAAGTGCCATTCAGTATGACCTGTGCCATGTGGCTACTGGCAATCCTGTGTGTGCTGCTAGGGCTTGGGGCGTCTGTCATTGCGCCGGTGATCACCAATATCGCCGCACAACTCAGTCATACCACCGCCGTTGCGATGGCCAGTGGTGCCAGTGTCTTCCCTGGGGATGCGGCGCAAACCAGCCTCAACACGCCACTGTTGTTCATTCTGCTGCTGGCGCTGCCGTTGTTGCCGCTGGTTATCTACAGCATCAAGGGTGGCAGTGATCGATTGCATTTCACTCGTCGAGGTACTCCTTGGGCTTGTGGTTACGGTTATGAAGCGCCGATGGCGCTGTCTGCCGGGAGTTTTGCGCAACCGTTGCGGGTGTTGTTTGCACCGCTCTATCGCTTGCGTAAGACACTCGACCCTGCCCCCATGTTGCAACGGTCACTGGATGCCACTACGGATGCCGCCGCCAAGGTGGAACCGGTATGGGATGAACATCTGGTGATGCCGGTAGTGAACGGTGTGCAACGACTCAGTCGGCTGGTGCAGTGGATTCAGTATGGCGATTTTCGTGCCTACTGCCTGTATGTGGTCGCAGCGCTTGTGGTGCTGCTGATCGTCACCATGGCCTAA
- a CDS encoding NADH-quinone oxidoreductase subunit C: MARVRAQFPNAILEEERQTQDQVTITVKTGSLPEVVEYLYYQQGGWLSVLFGNDERTLNDHYGVYYVLSMEAGEKCWIVVKVLVDANTLEYPAVTPRVPAAVWGEREVRDMYGLHPVGLPDERRLVLPDDWPEDLFPLRKDSMDYRQRPAPTTDRETYPFINELGNDKNRIVPIGPLHVTSDEPGHFRLFVDGERIVDADYRLFYVHRGMEKLAETRMGYNEVTFLSDRVCGICGFAHSTAYTTSVENSLGIKVPARAQMIRAILLEVERLHSHLLNLGLACHFTGFDSGFMQFFRVREVSMKMAEILTGSRKTYGLNLIGGVRRDLLKDDMLATRKLAQEMRREVNDLVDVLLSTPNMEERTVGVGILDPQIARDFSNVGPMVRASGHARDARADHPFVGYGLLPMKVHSEQGCDVLSRLKVRINEVYTSLNMIDFGLDNLPGGPLQVDGFTYQPHKFALGFTEAPRGDDIHWSMTGDNQKLFRWRCRAATYANWTTLRYMLRGNTVSDAPLIIGSLDPCYSCTDRVTFVDVNKRSSKTVSYKEVERYAIERTNSPLK; this comes from the coding sequence CTGGCTCGGGTCAGAGCACAGTTTCCCAACGCCATTCTGGAAGAGGAAAGACAGACACAGGATCAGGTCACCATTACCGTAAAAACCGGGTCATTGCCGGAAGTGGTGGAATACCTGTATTACCAACAGGGCGGCTGGTTGAGCGTGCTGTTTGGTAATGATGAACGCACGCTCAATGACCATTATGGCGTGTATTACGTGCTGTCAATGGAAGCGGGCGAGAAGTGCTGGATTGTGGTGAAGGTGTTGGTGGATGCCAACACTCTCGAATATCCGGCGGTGACCCCGCGGGTGCCTGCCGCCGTGTGGGGCGAACGTGAAGTCCGTGATATGTATGGCCTGCATCCCGTTGGCCTGCCAGATGAACGGCGTTTGGTGCTGCCAGATGACTGGCCAGAAGATCTGTTCCCGCTGCGTAAAGACAGCATGGATTATCGCCAGCGTCCAGCCCCCACCACAGATCGCGAAACCTATCCATTTATCAATGAACTGGGCAATGATAAAAACCGCATTGTGCCCATCGGCCCACTGCATGTGACTTCTGACGAACCCGGGCATTTCCGGCTGTTTGTCGATGGTGAACGCATTGTCGATGCGGACTACCGCTTGTTCTATGTGCATCGTGGCATGGAAAAACTGGCAGAAACCCGTATGGGCTACAACGAAGTGACCTTCCTGTCAGACCGTGTTTGCGGCATCTGTGGTTTTGCCCATAGCACCGCTTACACCACCTCGGTAGAAAACTCGCTGGGGATTAAGGTGCCTGCGCGGGCGCAGATGATCCGCGCTATTTTGCTGGAAGTTGAACGCTTGCACAGCCACTTGTTAAACCTCGGCTTGGCCTGTCATTTCACTGGTTTCGACTCCGGTTTCATGCAGTTTTTCCGGGTGCGTGAAGTGTCCATGAAGATGGCAGAAATCCTCACTGGCTCCCGTAAGACCTATGGCTTGAACCTGATTGGTGGGGTGCGCCGTGACTTGCTCAAAGATGACATGCTCGCCACCCGTAAGCTGGCGCAGGAGATGCGCCGCGAAGTGAACGATCTGGTCGATGTGTTGCTCAGTACCCCCAACATGGAAGAACGTACCGTTGGTGTGGGTATTCTTGACCCGCAAATCGCCCGTGATTTCAGTAACGTTGGCCCTATGGTGCGCGCCAGTGGCCATGCCCGTGATGCCCGTGCCGATCACCCCTTTGTGGGCTATGGCCTGTTGCCGATGAAAGTTCACAGTGAACAGGGCTGTGACGTGCTATCGCGCCTCAAAGTGCGCATCAATGAAGTTTATACCAGCCTCAATATGATCGATTTTGGTCTCGACAATCTGCCCGGCGGGCCGTTGCAGGTGGATGGCTTTACCTATCAGCCCCATAAATTTGCCCTCGGCTTTACCGAAGCCCCACGTGGTGATGACATCCACTGGAGTATGACAGGTGATAACCAGAAGCTGTTCCGCTGGCGTTGCCGGGCGGCGACTTATGCCAACTGGACTACGCTGCGCTACATGCTGCGGGGCAATACCGTCTCTGATGCGCCACTGATCATCGGCAGCCTCGACCCTTGCTACTCCTGCACTGACCGCGTCACTTTTGTTGACGTCAACAAGCGCTCTAGCAAGACCGTGTCCTACAAAGAGGTGGAACGTTACGCCATCGAGCGTACCAATTCCCCACTGAAGTAG
- a CDS encoding proton-conducting transporter membrane subunit, whose product MENIALATMLLPFIGALLIALMPQRHAKVLCTLFALLATLGMAALAYAYLDSGKTDVTFTLYSYGHTQLFGFVMDRVSLLIGFAVVSLGFLISLYSCGYLTTGNREHPHEGSNRYYALLLVFIGAMAGLTLSSTILGQLLFFEITGGCSWGLIGYYQNPKSLRSALKALLVTHIASVGLYLAAAWLFAKTGTFELTAISQLSDADKLVVFGGVLFAAWGNQHNCHCICGCLMRWKRQRRSVLICTPPLW is encoded by the coding sequence ATGGAGAATATTGCGCTTGCGACCATGCTGCTGCCGTTTATTGGCGCACTGTTGATCGCGTTGATGCCACAGCGACACGCCAAAGTGCTGTGCACGCTGTTCGCGCTGCTGGCCACTTTGGGTATGGCGGCTCTGGCCTATGCCTATCTGGACAGCGGTAAAACCGATGTGACGTTCACCCTGTACAGTTACGGGCATACCCAGCTGTTTGGTTTTGTGATGGATCGCGTCAGTCTGTTGATTGGTTTTGCCGTGGTGTCTCTCGGCTTTCTGATCAGCCTGTACTCCTGTGGTTATCTCACTACCGGTAACCGGGAACATCCCCATGAAGGCAGCAACCGTTATTACGCCTTGTTGCTGGTGTTCATTGGGGCGATGGCGGGGTTGACGTTGTCATCCACCATTCTCGGACAACTGCTGTTTTTCGAAATTACTGGCGGTTGTTCCTGGGGGTTGATTGGCTACTACCAGAATCCCAAGTCATTGCGTTCAGCCTTGAAAGCCTTGCTGGTGACTCACATCGCGTCTGTCGGTTTGTATCTGGCGGCGGCTTGGCTATTTGCCAAAACCGGCACCTTTGAACTCACCGCTATCAGTCAGCTCAGTGATGCCGACAAGCTAGTGGTCTTCGGTGGTGTCTTGTTTGCGGCTTGGGGAAATCAGCACAACTGCCACTGCATATGTGGCTGCCTGATGCGATGGAAGCGCCAACGCCGGTCAGTGCTTATTTGCACGCCGCCTCTATGGTGA